The Salegentibacter mishustinae genome includes a window with the following:
- a CDS encoding BlaI/MecI/CopY family transcriptional regulator, with protein MKQLTKAEEEIMQILWKLEKANVASIIEEMPEPKPAYNTVSTIVRILEDKGFVDHEKKGKGYLYFPLLARETYSNQSINKLMNNYFNGSFKSMVSFFMKKNDMDTKDLEAILKEINKKEK; from the coding sequence ATGAAACAACTAACTAAGGCCGAAGAAGAGATCATGCAGATTCTTTGGAAACTGGAGAAAGCCAATGTGGCTTCAATTATTGAAGAAATGCCAGAGCCTAAACCGGCTTACAACACAGTTTCTACCATTGTAAGAATCCTGGAAGATAAAGGTTTTGTAGATCACGAAAAGAAGGGGAAGGGCTATTTATATTTTCCGCTTTTAGCTCGTGAGACGTATAGCAATCAAAGCATCAATAAATTGATGAACAATTATTTTAACGGCTCTTTTAAAAGTATGGTTTCCTTTTTTATGAAAAAGAACGATATGGACACTAAAGACCTGGAAGCGATTTTAAAGGAGATCAATAAAAAAGAGAAATAA
- a CDS encoding tetratricopeptide repeat protein has product MLVAFKAEAQTSALAVSDSLYAVGEYAGAINKLQEIDPQTEKTYLKLAKNYAANRQPEIALENYKKVLSKNPDRVLTAVDYGELLVKTGKLNSADSLFKILAEKYPKNANFKFQQGLIKEKLKDSTALGYFMHTMILDTTHQGALYKLAKDKLRNRQYTMAEHYSKQGLRANANNASLLSILAQTYSFLKLYKEAIPHYEKLIQLGEDTEFIYNKLGFAYYRLGDYKKAVKMYNEALNFEDRNSATHYTLGKLYALIGDLDKSETHLLMSILIKKQPVDAEFFSLGLTYKMQEKHKSALEYFNKALEENPDHERALYERAVAADNYMADDETVIGYYQMYFDKYESIGNDGMLYRAKTRISDLKQKIHLAEN; this is encoded by the coding sequence ATGTTAGTAGCCTTTAAAGCCGAAGCTCAAACTTCGGCTTTGGCTGTTTCAGACAGTTTGTATGCCGTGGGCGAATATGCCGGGGCCATAAATAAACTTCAGGAGATAGATCCCCAAACAGAGAAGACCTACTTAAAACTTGCTAAAAATTATGCGGCCAACAGGCAACCTGAAATCGCACTCGAAAATTATAAAAAGGTTTTAAGTAAAAATCCCGATCGCGTTTTAACCGCGGTAGATTATGGTGAGTTACTGGTAAAAACCGGAAAATTAAATAGCGCCGACAGCCTGTTTAAGATTTTAGCCGAAAAATATCCTAAAAACGCCAATTTTAAATTTCAGCAGGGTTTAATTAAGGAGAAATTAAAAGACAGTACTGCGTTGGGATACTTTATGCATACCATGATCCTGGACACCACACATCAGGGAGCGCTGTATAAATTGGCAAAAGATAAATTAAGAAATCGCCAGTATACCATGGCCGAACATTACAGCAAACAAGGGCTTCGGGCTAATGCAAACAATGCTTCTTTGCTATCTATTTTGGCACAAACTTATTCCTTCCTAAAACTTTACAAAGAGGCGATTCCACATTATGAAAAATTGATCCAGCTGGGAGAGGATACTGAGTTCATCTATAATAAACTCGGGTTTGCTTATTACAGACTTGGCGACTATAAAAAAGCCGTAAAGATGTATAACGAAGCTTTGAATTTTGAAGACAGAAATTCGGCTACGCATTATACCCTCGGAAAATTATATGCTTTAATCGGCGATTTAGATAAGTCTGAAACTCATTTATTGATGTCAATTCTTATTAAGAAGCAGCCGGTAGATGCCGAGTTCTTTAGTCTGGGACTCACTTACAAAATGCAGGAAAAACATAAAAGCGCGCTGGAGTATTTCAATAAAGCTTTGGAAGAAAACCCCGATCACGAAAGAGCTTTATATGAGCGTGCAGTAGCTGCCGATAACTATATGGCCGATGACGAAACCGTAATTGGCTATTACCAGATGTACTTTGATAAATATGAGAGTATAGGAAACGATGGAATGCTTTATAGGGCAAAAACCAGAATTAGTGATCTAAAACAAAAAATACACTTAGCTGAGAATTAA
- a CDS encoding DUF4260 domain-containing protein, giving the protein MKITLALEEFAMLMLGIFVFSRLDFAWWWFLVLFFTPDFGMLGYLFNNRISAFIYNLFHHKGLAILIWFLGFYVQSEVFQLIGVILFSHAAFDRILGYGLKYEKGFKFTHLGEIGN; this is encoded by the coding sequence ATGAAAATAACACTCGCACTTGAAGAATTCGCAATGTTAATGTTGGGAATTTTCGTTTTTAGCCGATTAGACTTTGCCTGGTGGTGGTTTCTAGTTTTATTTTTTACACCAGATTTTGGAATGCTGGGATATCTCTTCAATAATAGAATTAGTGCTTTTATTTATAATCTTTTTCATCATAAAGGGCTTGCAATTTTAATATGGTTCCTGGGATTTTATGTGCAAAGTGAAGTATTTCAATTAATAGGTGTAATTTTGTTTTCACACGCGGCTTTTGATCGTATTTTAGGCTACGGACTCAAGTATGAAAAAGGCTTTAAGTTCACACATTTGGGAGAAATAGGAAATTAA
- a CDS encoding YciI-like protein encodes MNYYILDYITSDNYLEERVKYRKEHLNHATEYFNEGYLILGGAIDAANEAVLVFKADSDKIVEAFAQKDPYVKNGLIESWSVKKWNVVIGE; translated from the coding sequence ATGAATTATTATATTTTAGATTATATCACCTCTGACAATTACCTGGAGGAAAGGGTAAAATACCGAAAAGAACACTTAAATCACGCCACCGAATATTTTAATGAAGGTTATCTTATACTTGGTGGAGCCATAGATGCGGCAAACGAAGCAGTATTGGTTTTTAAAGCAGACAGTGATAAAATCGTGGAAGCTTTTGCCCAAAAAGACCCCTACGTAAAAAACGGACTTATTGAAAGCTGGTCAGTAAAAAAATGGAATGTGGTTATTGGGGAATAA
- a CDS encoding ExbD/TolR family protein, translating into MKFKLTLLFFSLFFNTYTGLSQEAFEINVFVDADKNIFLEEQKLSLNELLEETKALVYKQPAVKYNRLVYNIYADKNLKHGFIMDINHQLLRAVEGLKSKTNKYLLEYKNLDLDEAAWQLEIKALKLDAIED; encoded by the coding sequence ATGAAATTTAAACTTACTCTACTCTTTTTCAGTCTTTTTTTCAATACTTATACTGGACTTTCCCAGGAAGCTTTTGAAATCAATGTTTTTGTAGATGCCGATAAAAATATCTTTTTAGAAGAGCAAAAGTTGAGCCTGAACGAACTTTTAGAAGAAACAAAAGCTTTGGTTTATAAACAGCCGGCGGTAAAATATAACCGGCTTGTTTACAATATCTATGCAGATAAGAACCTGAAACACGGTTTTATTATGGATATAAATCATCAACTTTTACGAGCCGTGGAAGGTTTAAAATCAAAGACGAATAAATATCTTTTGGAGTATAAAAACCTCGATCTTGATGAGGCTGCGTGGCAGTTAGAGATAAAGGCTTTAAAACTGGACGCCATAGAAGATTAG
- a CDS encoding HPF/RaiA family ribosome-associated protein: MLINIQFIKIKGSQNLTQFVSEHLDKLSEKYEWLIRAEVYFKEENDPTGKSKICEIELSAPGPRIFASSTEESFELAIKKTVFELEQQLKKRKAVFAAY; this comes from the coding sequence ATGCTCATTAATATTCAATTTATAAAAATAAAAGGAAGTCAGAATTTAACTCAATTTGTATCAGAACACTTAGATAAATTATCAGAAAAATATGAATGGCTTATTAGAGCCGAAGTTTATTTTAAAGAAGAAAATGATCCTACGGGAAAATCAAAAATTTGTGAGATCGAGCTCAGTGCTCCCGGACCAAGAATTTTTGCTTCCTCTACAGAAGAAAGTTTTGAATTAGCCATCAAAAAGACCGTCTTCGAACTGGAACAGCAACTCAAAAAACGTAAAGCTGTTTTCGCAGCATATTAG
- the hemW gene encoding radical SAM family heme chaperone HemW has protein sequence MGRPGGAAGLYIHIPFCKQACHYCDFHFSTSLKKKRKLVEMLCRELVLRKNELNSPEIQTIYFGGGTPSLLEADELQQIFETIYSNYRIAESPEITLEANPDDLTEEKLKMLQASKINRLSIGVQSFFEEDLKLMNRAHNSEEALKSIKLAKSYFDNISIDLIYGIPGMSAEQWKNNIEISLELGVPHISSYALTVEPNTALQKFIERGKIKPVDDEAAKLHFEILVETLTKNGFEHYEFSNFGKPGFFSENNTAYWLGKPYLGIGPAAHSYDGNSRKWNISNNLLYIKAIENDKIPQETEVLSLSDKYNEYVMTRLRTKFGVELAEVSGKFGEAYKAHFLELAKPLQKEDLLQEKNGIYHITSKGKFLSDGIAADLFFLE, from the coding sequence TTGGGGAGGCCGGGAGGGGCTGCGGGCCTTTACATCCATATTCCTTTTTGTAAGCAGGCTTGTCACTATTGCGATTTTCATTTTTCTACCTCTTTAAAAAAGAAAAGGAAGCTTGTAGAAATGTTATGCAGGGAATTAGTGCTCCGGAAAAATGAGCTCAATTCTCCCGAAATCCAGACGATCTATTTTGGCGGCGGAACACCCAGTTTGTTAGAAGCAGATGAACTTCAGCAAATTTTTGAGACCATTTACTCGAATTATAGAATTGCCGAAAGTCCTGAAATCACCCTGGAAGCAAATCCCGACGATCTAACCGAAGAAAAGTTAAAAATGCTCCAGGCTTCTAAAATAAACCGGTTGAGTATTGGAGTTCAATCTTTTTTTGAAGAAGATTTAAAGCTGATGAACCGAGCACATAACTCTGAAGAAGCTCTAAAAAGTATAAAACTCGCAAAATCATATTTCGATAATATTTCTATAGATCTTATCTACGGAATTCCGGGAATGAGCGCGGAACAATGGAAAAATAATATAGAAATTTCACTTGAACTTGGCGTGCCGCATATTTCCAGTTATGCGCTTACCGTAGAGCCGAATACCGCGCTTCAAAAATTTATTGAAAGAGGAAAAATAAAACCGGTAGATGATGAAGCCGCTAAACTTCATTTTGAAATTCTGGTTGAAACCCTAACTAAAAATGGTTTTGAACATTACGAGTTTTCCAACTTTGGTAAGCCGGGCTTTTTTTCAGAAAACAACACCGCCTATTGGCTTGGTAAACCTTATTTGGGTATTGGCCCTGCCGCACATTCTTATGATGGAAACTCCCGAAAATGGAATATCTCGAATAATCTTTTGTATATAAAAGCTATAGAAAATGATAAGATTCCGCAGGAAACTGAGGTCTTATCACTTTCAGACAAGTATAATGAATATGTGATGACAAGGCTTCGAACGAAATTTGGAGTGGAGCTTGCTGAGGTTTCCGGGAAATTTGGAGAAGCTTATAAAGCTCACTTTTTGGAACTTGCAAAACCTTTACAGAAGGAAGATTTACTTCAGGAGAAAAATGGAATCTATCATATCACTTCTAAAGGGAAATTTTTAAGTGATGGTATTGCTGCAGATTTGTTTTTCCTGGAATAA
- a CDS encoding DUF456 domain-containing protein, with translation MDLILFGVGAVLMILGIMGSFLPVLPGVPLSWGGLLLLYLAPSVPINYWVLGIAFILAAIIYALQLVIPAMGTKKYGGSKAGMWGATIGLVIGIFVPIPLGIIIGAFAGAFIGEIINKSDSKSALRAAYGSFIGLLASTFMEMVVAVGFLIFFSYKAWEFRELIF, from the coding sequence ATGGATCTAATATTATTTGGAGTTGGAGCGGTTTTAATGATCCTTGGAATTATGGGGAGTTTTTTACCGGTTTTGCCCGGTGTACCGCTTAGTTGGGGAGGATTACTTCTACTCTATTTAGCACCATCGGTGCCAATAAATTATTGGGTTTTGGGAATCGCTTTTATTCTCGCTGCTATAATTTATGCATTACAACTTGTGATTCCCGCCATGGGAACAAAAAAGTATGGGGGCAGTAAAGCCGGAATGTGGGGCGCTACTATTGGATTGGTAATAGGGATCTTTGTTCCAATTCCGTTAGGAATAATAATAGGAGCTTTTGCCGGAGCCTTTATTGGCGAGATAATTAATAAATCTGACTCTAAATCGGCTTTACGAGCTGCCTACGGATCTTTTATTGGCTTGCTCGCTTCTACCTTTATGGAAATGGTTGTGGCCGTGGGGTTCTTAATTTTCTTTAGCTATAAAGCCTGGGAGTTCCGGGAATTAATATTTTAA
- a CDS encoding M56 family metallopeptidase: MLQYIIQAVLFQLGFLLMYELLLKKETFFNINRLYLLVTPLVSLLLPLLKIESLSTLVPADSISEISQVLLPEVYIGGEPENIRQLPAVNVVQEQGLQINWWLVTYVAGVILSLILLLKKYQNLNHLFRFRRISEDKELRIIEVPNSKIACTFYKTVFLGDKLSEAEKQQILSHELVHVKQKHSLDLVFFEALKIIFWFNPLVYIYQSRIATLHEFIADANVVKTTTKRSYYEQLLNTAFNTQNISFINQFFNHSLIKKRIIMLQKSRSKTIAKFKYLFVLPLLFMMLTYVSCSENKEGIEKDEPIYQQLTEIKLAVQEGKELSLEEKEELFEIMKVVMDNEDRPTPPPLPPFEKSEASKDNSNAIPFGVIEEVPVFEGCEDLSSNEERKKCMSNKISQFVNRNFNTGLGKELNLSGIHRVIAQFRINDTGQIVDVKARASRPELEAEAIRVISELPEMQPGKQDGENISVMYSLPIVFQVGSSE; encoded by the coding sequence ATGTTACAGTATATAATTCAGGCGGTATTGTTTCAACTCGGTTTTTTGCTGATGTATGAACTGCTGCTAAAAAAAGAGACGTTTTTCAATATAAACAGGCTGTATTTATTGGTAACACCGCTTGTTTCCCTGTTACTGCCTCTATTGAAAATTGAAAGTTTATCGACATTGGTTCCGGCAGACTCTATTTCTGAAATTTCGCAGGTTTTACTCCCTGAAGTTTATATTGGCGGTGAACCGGAGAATATTCGACAATTACCTGCTGTAAATGTAGTGCAGGAGCAGGGGTTACAAATAAATTGGTGGCTGGTTACCTATGTTGCGGGTGTGATACTTAGCTTAATTTTATTGCTGAAAAAATATCAAAATCTAAATCATTTATTTCGATTCCGAAGAATTTCAGAAGATAAAGAGCTGCGAATTATTGAAGTTCCTAACTCGAAAATTGCCTGCACTTTTTATAAAACCGTGTTTTTAGGCGATAAATTATCTGAAGCAGAAAAGCAACAAATTTTGTCTCACGAGTTGGTTCACGTAAAACAAAAACATAGCCTGGACCTGGTGTTTTTTGAAGCTTTAAAGATCATATTTTGGTTTAATCCGCTGGTGTATATCTACCAAAGCAGGATTGCCACTTTGCACGAGTTCATCGCCGATGCAAATGTGGTAAAAACCACAACCAAACGCAGCTATTATGAACAGTTGCTTAACACCGCGTTTAACACGCAGAATATTTCATTCATCAATCAATTTTTTAATCATTCATTAATCAAAAAACGAATTATTATGTTACAAAAATCAAGATCAAAAACAATTGCGAAATTCAAGTATTTATTTGTGCTGCCTTTACTCTTTATGATGCTTACCTATGTGTCATGTTCGGAAAATAAAGAAGGAATAGAAAAGGACGAACCGATCTATCAGCAATTGACTGAAATTAAGTTAGCCGTTCAGGAAGGTAAAGAACTATCGCTTGAAGAGAAAGAAGAGTTATTCGAAATAATGAAAGTTGTAATGGATAATGAAGATCGTCCAACTCCACCACCACTGCCACCTTTTGAAAAATCGGAAGCTTCAAAAGACAACTCAAACGCTATTCCGTTTGGAGTAATCGAAGAAGTGCCAGTATTTGAGGGTTGTGAAGACTTAAGTTCTAATGAAGAGAGGAAAAAATGTATGTCTAATAAGATTTCGCAATTTGTAAATAGAAATTTTAATACCGGCTTGGGAAAAGAATTAAATCTTTCCGGAATACATCGCGTAATTGCTCAGTTTAGAATAAATGATACGGGACAAATTGTTGATGTAAAAGCACGAGCTTCTCGACCTGAACTTGAAGCCGAAGCCATCCGTGTTATCTCCGAACTTCCTGAAATGCAACCCGGGAAACAAGATGGTGAAAACATAAGTGTGATGTATTCTCTTCCTATAGTTTTTCAAGTAGGTAGCAGTGAATAG
- the ruvC gene encoding crossover junction endodeoxyribonuclease RuvC has translation MKSERIILGIDPGTTIMGFGLIKVENKQMKFMQLNELQLSKYSDHYVKLKLIFERTIELIDTYHPDEIAIEAPFFGKNVQSMLKLGRAQGVAMAAGLSREIPITEYLPKKIKMAITGNGNASKEQVAKMLQSLLGLKSLPKNLDSTDGLAAAVCHFYNSGRTEVGKSYSGWAAFVKQNSSPTPKGGVSSVNLRGKKNKK, from the coding sequence TTGAAAAGCGAAAGAATCATTTTAGGAATTGATCCCGGTACCACGATTATGGGCTTCGGACTTATAAAAGTGGAAAACAAACAGATGAAATTTATGCAGCTGAATGAATTGCAGCTTAGTAAATACAGCGATCATTATGTGAAACTAAAATTGATTTTTGAACGTACCATAGAGTTGATAGACACTTATCATCCAGATGAAATTGCAATTGAAGCCCCGTTTTTTGGTAAAAACGTACAATCTATGCTTAAGTTGGGAAGGGCACAGGGCGTGGCAATGGCCGCAGGACTTTCAAGAGAAATACCAATTACCGAATATTTACCCAAGAAAATTAAAATGGCAATTACCGGTAACGGAAATGCCAGTAAAGAGCAGGTAGCAAAAATGCTACAAAGTTTACTCGGTTTGAAATCATTACCAAAGAATCTCGATTCAACCGATGGACTTGCCGCTGCGGTTTGTCATTTTTACAATTCGGGTAGAACCGAAGTGGGAAAAAGCTATTCCGGTTGGGCTGCATTCGTAAAGCAAAATAGCTCTCCAACCCCCAAAGGGGGAGTTAGCTCAGTAAATCTACGAGGAAAGAAAAACAAGAAATAG
- a CDS encoding DUF4230 domain-containing protein yields MEFLFIGLAVGAVVAYFIFARFNKEKSKLKTNEQSLVIMDKIRSVCKFITVEGDFSEVYHYENLKEKYLSLLLGKKKAIVLVNAKAHVGFDLSKVRMNSENEKKTIVLTNFPQPELLTVETDFKYYDKREGWANPFTTSDLTDINRDAKNYIVDKIPQSGLLDQARKEALDTILLMEKIVETIGWKLDYTALTLEDRNQKKIEK; encoded by the coding sequence ATGGAATTTTTATTTATCGGATTGGCCGTGGGAGCGGTGGTGGCTTATTTTATTTTTGCCAGGTTTAATAAGGAGAAATCAAAGCTTAAAACGAATGAGCAGTCGTTGGTGATTATGGATAAAATAAGGAGCGTTTGCAAATTTATAACCGTTGAAGGCGATTTTTCTGAAGTTTATCATTACGAGAATTTAAAGGAAAAATACCTGAGTTTACTTTTGGGAAAGAAAAAGGCTATTGTTTTAGTTAACGCCAAAGCGCATGTGGGTTTTGATCTTAGCAAAGTTAGAATGAATAGCGAAAATGAAAAGAAAACCATTGTACTTACCAATTTTCCACAACCGGAGCTACTTACTGTAGAGACAGATTTCAAATATTACGACAAGCGCGAGGGCTGGGCAAACCCTTTTACAACTTCAGATCTCACCGATATTAACCGAGACGCAAAGAACTATATAGTTGATAAAATTCCCCAAAGCGGACTTTTAGACCAGGCACGAAAAGAGGCACTGGATACTATTTTATTGATGGAAAAAATAGTGGAAACCATAGGCTGGAAACTCGACTATACCGCACTGACTTTAGAAGATAGAAATCAGAAGAAAATTGAGAAATAA
- a CDS encoding cyclase family protein produces the protein MKTSIELNRKTYETDLSKPLDISIGLRGDEKNPVAWYLDAPKINPVKDGDFIGKVSEGASVNFNNIQFNPHAHGTHTECVGHISREFYSINQTLKTFFFFAKLISVEPETKGEDKVISEAILKEKIQPNATEALIIRTLPNFREKQTKKYSHTNWPYLSEEAAVYLRNSGIKHLLIDLPSVDKEKDGGKLLAHKAFWNYPKNTRFDATITELVYVPNSIEDGNYLLNLQIASFENDASPSKPVLYKFL, from the coding sequence GTGAAAACAAGTATAGAACTCAACAGGAAAACTTACGAAACGGATCTTTCCAAACCCCTTGATATTTCCATTGGTTTGCGGGGCGATGAAAAAAATCCCGTAGCCTGGTATTTAGATGCTCCTAAAATAAACCCGGTGAAGGACGGCGATTTTATCGGGAAAGTCTCAGAAGGAGCTTCTGTTAATTTTAATAATATTCAATTTAACCCACACGCTCATGGTACGCATACCGAATGCGTGGGGCATATTTCCAGGGAGTTTTACAGTATTAATCAAACGCTGAAAACCTTTTTCTTTTTTGCTAAATTGATTTCAGTAGAGCCTGAAACAAAAGGAGAAGATAAAGTGATTTCCGAAGCAATTTTAAAGGAGAAAATTCAGCCTAACGCAACTGAAGCTTTAATTATACGAACGCTGCCCAATTTCAGGGAAAAGCAAACAAAAAAGTATTCACATACTAATTGGCCTTATCTTAGTGAAGAGGCTGCGGTTTATCTCAGAAATTCCGGTATAAAACATTTGCTTATAGATTTACCTTCGGTAGATAAGGAAAAGGATGGCGGGAAGTTGTTAGCGCATAAAGCTTTTTGGAATTACCCGAAAAACACTCGTTTTGATGCGACCATTACCGAACTGGTTTATGTTCCTAATTCTATTGAGGATGGTAATTATTTGCTAAACCTGCAAATAGCTTCTTTTGAAAACGATGCAAGCCCCTCAAAACCGGTTTTATATAAATTCTTATGA
- a CDS encoding glycosyltransferase family 2 protein: protein MFIFIIICICYSVLMLMLLYGWKKIQEFPAENSPAEIRFSIIIPFRNEARNLPILLKSLTEINYPNSKFEIILVNDESEDNSMEIIEGFPQLHSDFRIKVLDNERTSNSPKKDAINTAIDSAQFEYIITTDADCQVPGNWLKSYNDFILKTGNKLVAGPVALNSLPAANTNNKRKNILRNFEELDVLSLQASTGGAFGIKKAFMCNGANLCYKKDAFLKVSGFAGNDNIASGDDVFLLQKFQQENYKIGFLKSQEVLVYTKPQQSFGNLVSQRIRWASKAPAYKSLFAKFTGISVLLMNLSLVIAVFLVFLQILPYQPILIIFLVKFNLDFILIYSSANFFQRETVLRSYFWSSIFYPFFSTYVAVKSLFSDFSWKGRQFKN from the coding sequence ATGTTCATCTTTATTATAATCTGCATTTGTTATTCGGTTTTAATGCTAATGCTACTTTATGGATGGAAAAAAATCCAAGAATTCCCTGCGGAAAATTCACCTGCCGAAATACGGTTTTCTATTATTATCCCTTTTAGAAATGAAGCTAGAAATCTACCGATTTTACTGAAATCTTTAACTGAAATAAATTACCCAAATTCTAAGTTTGAAATTATCCTGGTAAATGATGAATCTGAAGATAATTCGATGGAAATAATTGAGGGATTTCCGCAACTTCACTCAGATTTCAGAATAAAGGTTTTAGACAATGAACGCACTTCAAATTCGCCAAAAAAGGACGCAATTAATACGGCAATTGATTCAGCTCAATTTGAATATATCATTACCACCGATGCAGACTGCCAGGTCCCTGGAAACTGGTTAAAATCTTATAATGATTTTATACTTAAAACTGGAAATAAACTCGTTGCGGGACCGGTTGCTTTAAATTCTCTTCCGGCAGCAAATACAAATAATAAGCGCAAAAACATCTTAAGGAATTTTGAGGAATTAGATGTTTTGAGTCTTCAGGCATCTACTGGCGGAGCCTTCGGCATCAAAAAAGCATTTATGTGCAATGGCGCCAATTTATGTTATAAGAAAGATGCCTTTTTAAAGGTTTCAGGCTTTGCCGGAAATGATAATATAGCAAGCGGTGATGATGTTTTTTTACTTCAAAAATTTCAGCAAGAGAATTATAAAATCGGATTTTTAAAAAGTCAAGAAGTACTTGTTTATACCAAACCTCAACAAAGTTTTGGTAACCTGGTTTCACAGCGAATTCGTTGGGCTTCTAAAGCGCCGGCTTACAAAAGCTTATTTGCAAAATTCACCGGAATAAGCGTGCTTTTAATGAACTTAAGTCTTGTGATCGCTGTTTTTTTAGTCTTCTTACAAATCCTGCCCTACCAGCCTATTTTGATCATTTTCCTGGTAAAATTTAATCTTGATTTTATACTAATCTACAGCTCAGCTAATTTTTTTCAACGAGAAACAGTATTACGAAGTTATTTTTGGAGCAGTATCTTTTATCCTTTCTTTAGCACTTATGTCGCAGTGAAATCCCTATTTTCGGATTTTTCCTGGAAAGGAAGACAATTTAAAAACTAA